In Halichondria panicea chromosome 17, odHalPani1.1, whole genome shotgun sequence, a single window of DNA contains:
- the LOC135351672 gene encoding uncharacterized protein LOC135351672, translating into MALITIKSLALVLTVSHITAQECVRPNSGGADSLPSFVDPRNTNSLIGVNPIQVIIKSYEFHCCGKVGGWAVYVQPGGKLHTTAYSIKFQIWRPLGDNSPQYEKIGENAFSPATLTDSYIAATPLPSEQIDFQPGDVVGYYLQDNDRQDGGVQFDDGFTSEELWYATGNSNLQNDNLLEVGNAGDLSMSTNLGPIISISITTSVNNCPSTFTSTMFPTPVATVTQTTIDRPTTIAVSATQDKIGISSETILPSIQYSSDFGRQAESSSVSAPITTTGLPQPSSSPMNSPQVTPAATTTQPQEVNVGLFAGIAVSVAVLVLLVILTAVILLVCVVKSNKKKNSQGDLSLTDYRTINERNDTYQIIRMDPNTKPYTNENEVYGKLTEETQIAHYDYAINPLVNEPSTTQNQAYGDFATAEYSVIATDDNIVKGLEMAMIRNEAYVGVRQSSSDNDPSIPTTENEAYTSVTSNVTELEETYDYV; encoded by the exons ATGGCACTGATCACTATTAAATCTTTAGCACTGGTACTGACTGTTAGTCACATTACAG CTCAAGAATGTGTTCGCCCTAACTCTGGTGGAGCCGACAGTCTGCCTAGCTTTGTGGACCCACGTAATACTAACTCTCTAATTGGTGTGAATCCAATCCAAGTCATCATTAAAAGCTACGAGTTCCACTGCTGTGGGAAAGTTGGTGGTTGGGCTGTGTACGTACAGCCTGGAGGTAAACTTCACACAACTGCATACTCAATAAAGTTTCAGATATGGAGACCACTGGGTGATAACAGTCCACAATACGAGAAAATTGGAGAGAATGCCTTTTCCCCTGCTACTCTAACTGACAGCTACATTGCTGCAACACCACTTCCCAGCGAGCAGATTGATTTCCAACCAGGAGATGTGGTTGGCTATTATCTCCAAGACAACGACAGACAAGACGGAGGTGTGCAGTTTGATGATGGGTTCACTTCTGAAGAGCTATGGTATGCGACTGGTAACTCTAACCTACAAAATGATAACTTGTTGGAAGTGGGCAATGCAGGGGACCTCAGCATGTCTACAAACCTTGGACCAATCATCTCGATATCAATTA CAACTTCTGTGAATAACTGTCCCTCCACATTCACCTCGACCATGTTCCCCACTCCTGTGGCCACTGTGACCCAAACAACTATTGATA gACCAACAACCATAGCAGTAAGTGCTACTCAAGACAAGATTGGAATATCCTCTGAGACAATACTGCCCtctatacagtatagtagtGACTTCGGACGTCAAGCTGAGTCTAGCTCTGTGTCAGCACCTATAACCACCACTGGTCTACCACAACCAAGCAGTTCTCCCATGAACTCTCCTCAAGTCACACCAGCAGCTACTACAACACAACCTCAAGAAGTGAACGTGGGACTGTTTGCTGGAATCGCAGTGTCTGTTGCAGTACTAGTGCTGTTGGTCATACTGACTGCAGTGATACTTTTGGTTTGTGTGGTGAAAAGTAATAAGAAAAAAAACTCACAAGGAG ATTTGAGTTTGACTGACTACAGGACCATCAATGAACGGAATGATACTTATCAAATCATCAGGATGGATCCTAACACTAAACCATACACCAATGAGAATGAGGTGTACGGAAAGTTAACAGAAGAAACTCAGATTGCTCACTATGATTATGCTATAAATCCACTAGTTAACGAGCCCTCCACAACTCAGAACCAGGCCTATGGTGATTTTGCAACCGCAGAATATAGTGTCATAGCAACTGATGATAACATTGTCAAGGGGTTGGAAATGGCAATGATAAGAAATGAAGCCTACGTTGGAGTAAGACAGTCGAGTTCTGACAATGACCCCTCAATACCCACCACAGAGAATGAGGCATACACTAGTGTGACTTCTAACGTGACTGAGCTTGAAGAAACTTATGACTATGTTTAA
- the LOC135351673 gene encoding uncharacterized protein LOC135351673 isoform X2, with translation MINLIFYKEMWSATISSRMVALMEVCSIIVASMLKSYGMRLHGNSDLQNECLLEVGNGRDLSISASLGPIISISLTTMCTNIENCLISFTRTMFCPIPTPIGPGAPLQVSSTLSNNVNAQTSSFAFLSSSMPPISTPPAANPLISTSLVAMPVATLLVLTETILPSIASSEFGRQAESSSVSAPIILTTNAPQEVNMGLFAGIAVAVAVLVLLVILTAVVLLVCVVKKKRENRRQRDLSLTDYSTVNEHSASLQTNRIDNNIDREPSIKENEAYGKFTEETIDECDYVFNSLAETYDPSITQNLAYGDVATTEYSVIATDDNIVNGFSGTAEVAMIRNEAYVEIRQSSSDNDPSIPTTENEVYTSVTADTEVEEIYDYVC, from the exons ATGATCAACTTGATTTTCTACAAGGAGATGTGGTCGGCTACTATCTCGAGCAGGATGGTGGCACTAATGGAGGTTTGCAGTATAATAGTAGCTTCAATGTTGAAGAGCTATGGTATGCGACTGCATGGTAACTCTGACCTACAAAATGAGTGCTTACTGGAAGTGGGCAATGGAAGGGACCTCAGCATATCTGCAAGCCTTGGACCAATTATCTCGATATCACTTA CAACCATGTGCACTAATATTGAGAACTGCCTCATCTCTTTCACCCGAACTATGTTCTGTCCCATCCCCACTCCCATTGGACCTGGTGCTCCGTTGCAGGTCTCCTCTACTCTGTCAAATAATG tgaatgCTCAGACAAGTTCATTTGCATTTCTCTCGTCAAGTATGCCCCCCATCTCCACACCCCCTGCTGCCAACCCCCTCATCTCCACGTCCCTTGTTGCCATGCCAGTTGCCACTCTCCTTGTCCTTACTGAAACAATACTACCCTCTATAGCTAGTAGCGAGTTTGGGCGTCAAGCTGAGTCTAGCTCTGTGTCAGCACCTATAATTCTAACCACCAATGCTCCTCAAGAAGTGAACATGGGACTGTTTGCTGGAATCGCAGTGGCTGTTGCAGTACTCGTGCTGTTGGTGATACTAACTGCAGTGGTGCTTTTGGTTTGTGTGGTGAAAAAGAAGAGAGAAAATAGAAGACAGAGAG ATTTGAGTTTGACTGACTACAGTACCGTTAATGAACACAGTGCTAGTCTTCAAACCAACAGGATAGATAATAACATTGATCGTGAACCATCCATTAAAGAGAACGAGGCATACGGAAAGTTTACAGAAGAAACGATTGACGAGTGCGATTACGTCTTCAATTCTTTGGCTGAAACGTACGATCCCTCCATAACTCAGAACCTGGCCTATGGTGACGTTGCCACCACAGAATATAGTGTCATAGCAACTGATGATAACATTGTCAATGGGTTCAGTGGGACAGCAGAAGTGGCAATGATAAGAAATGAAGCCTACGTTGAAATAAGACAGTCGAGTTCTGACAATGACCCCTCAATACCCACCACAGAGAATGAGGTATACACTAGTGTGACTGCTGACACTGAGGTTGAAGAAATTTATGACTATGTATGTTAG
- the LOC135351673 gene encoding uncharacterized protein LOC135351673 isoform X1: MINLIFYKEMWSATISSRMVALMEVCSIIVASMLKSYGMRLHGNSDLQNECLLEVGNGRDLSISASLGPIISISLSEQCAVFNVFVHVYPLLRCGIKLTACFYPSIYDACLFYTSLTIATMCTNIENCLISFTRTMFCPIPTPIGPGAPLQVSSTLSNNVNAQTSSFAFLSSSMPPISTPPAANPLISTSLVAMPVATLLVLTETILPSIASSEFGRQAESSSVSAPIILTTNAPQEVNMGLFAGIAVAVAVLVLLVILTAVVLLVCVVKKKRENRRQRDLSLTDYSTVNEHSASLQTNRIDNNIDREPSIKENEAYGKFTEETIDECDYVFNSLAETYDPSITQNLAYGDVATTEYSVIATDDNIVNGFSGTAEVAMIRNEAYVEIRQSSSDNDPSIPTTENEVYTSVTADTEVEEIYDYVC; encoded by the exons ATGATCAACTTGATTTTCTACAAGGAGATGTGGTCGGCTACTATCTCGAGCAGGATGGTGGCACTAATGGAGGTTTGCAGTATAATAGTAGCTTCAATGTTGAAGAGCTATGGTATGCGACTGCATGGTAACTCTGACCTACAAAATGAGTGCTTACTGGAAGTGGGCAATGGAAGGGACCTCAGCATATCTGCAAGCCTTGGACCAATTATCTCGATATCACTTAGTGAGCAATGTGCAGTATTTAAtgtatttgtacatgtatacccatTGCTTAGATGTGGGATCAAACTTACTGCATGCTTTTACCCATCTATATACGATGCATGTCTTTTTTATACTTCCCTCACTATAGCAACCATGTGCACTAATATTGAGAACTGCCTCATCTCTTTCACCCGAACTATGTTCTGTCCCATCCCCACTCCCATTGGACCTGGTGCTCCGTTGCAGGTCTCCTCTACTCTGTCAAATAATG tgaatgCTCAGACAAGTTCATTTGCATTTCTCTCGTCAAGTATGCCCCCCATCTCCACACCCCCTGCTGCCAACCCCCTCATCTCCACGTCCCTTGTTGCCATGCCAGTTGCCACTCTCCTTGTCCTTACTGAAACAATACTACCCTCTATAGCTAGTAGCGAGTTTGGGCGTCAAGCTGAGTCTAGCTCTGTGTCAGCACCTATAATTCTAACCACCAATGCTCCTCAAGAAGTGAACATGGGACTGTTTGCTGGAATCGCAGTGGCTGTTGCAGTACTCGTGCTGTTGGTGATACTAACTGCAGTGGTGCTTTTGGTTTGTGTGGTGAAAAAGAAGAGAGAAAATAGAAGACAGAGAG ATTTGAGTTTGACTGACTACAGTACCGTTAATGAACACAGTGCTAGTCTTCAAACCAACAGGATAGATAATAACATTGATCGTGAACCATCCATTAAAGAGAACGAGGCATACGGAAAGTTTACAGAAGAAACGATTGACGAGTGCGATTACGTCTTCAATTCTTTGGCTGAAACGTACGATCCCTCCATAACTCAGAACCTGGCCTATGGTGACGTTGCCACCACAGAATATAGTGTCATAGCAACTGATGATAACATTGTCAATGGGTTCAGTGGGACAGCAGAAGTGGCAATGATAAGAAATGAAGCCTACGTTGAAATAAGACAGTCGAGTTCTGACAATGACCCCTCAATACCCACCACAGAGAATGAGGTATACACTAGTGTGACTGCTGACACTGAGGTTGAAGAAATTTATGACTATGTATGTTAG
- the LOC135351675 gene encoding ribosome production factor 1-like: MPALKPVSSSTVEKLFRSAAVRNKVRRMALFQQERARKKKDKRARREKREKEREKLGDKAPPKEVPKTIENCRVPDETVVLPDDEEVLQDEQTDEFSGYFDRSILPKVLLTSSDKPSLQTNLLLRELSKFIPNSDVRLRRGIDVKKIIPQCIERGYTDLLVVNEDRKKPNGLMVVHLPNGPTALFKLTNFKRGYDIKGHGRATSHRPEVILNNFSTRLGHTVARMFASLFNHDPQFKGRQAVTFHNQRDYIFFRHHRYIFRNSERVGLQELGPRFTLKLRSLQKGTFNSKYGEYIWLHKIKRMDTSRRKFHL, from the exons ATGCCTGCTTTAAAGCCTGTTAGCAGCTCTACTGTTGAGAAGCTGTTCCGCTCGGCGGCTGTGAGGAACAAGGTGCGTCGGATGGCACTGTTCCAGCAGGAGAGGGCGCGCAAGAAGAAAGATAAGCGAGCCaggagagagaagagagaGAAAGAACGAGAAAAACTTGGGGATAAG GCTCCACCAAAAGAGGTACCAAAGACAATTGAAAACTGTCGGGTTCCCGACGAGACTGTAGTATTACCGGACGATGAAGAAGTGCTCCAAGATGAACAAACCGACGAATTTTCCGGCTACTTTGATCGCTCAATATTACCCAAAGTGCTCTTAACCTCCTCGGACAAACCCTCACTCCAAACCAACTTGCTATTAAGAGAACTGTCCAAATTTATTCCCAACTCTGACGTGAGACTTCGAAGAGGTATCGATGTGAAGAAGATAATTCCACAGTGCATAGAGAGAGGTTACACAGACTTGCTGGTTGTAAACGAGGACAGGAAGAAGCCCAATGGATTGATGGTCGTGCATTTGCCAAATGGACCCACTGCTCTATTCAAATTAACCAACTTCAAGCGAGGATATGATATTAAA GGACACGGCAGAGCTACCTCCCACAGACCTGAGGTGATTCTGAACAACTTCTCCACTCGACTGGGCCACACGGTTGCTAGGATGTTTGCCTCGCTGTTCAACCATGACCCCCAGTTCAAAGGTCGCCAGGCAGTCACCTTCCACAACCAGAGGGATTACATCTTCTTCAGACATCACAG GTACATTTTCAGGAATTCTGAACGAGTGGGACTACAGGAACTGGGTCCAAGGTTCACTCTGAAGTTACGCTCATTGCAAAAAGGCACATTCAACTCTAAATATGGAGAGTACATCTGGCTGCATAAG ATAAAACGAATGGACACAAGTCGAAGGAAATTCCACCTATAA
- the LOC135351670 gene encoding uncharacterized protein LOC135351670, with protein sequence MAACIEEGASAMSEEEEYRKECSHYSRGCSFVSPCCGRVYPCRLCHDDKELHEIDRHAVSQVVCRKCSKRQPVGEKCVECGILFGRYFCAVCRLYDDADKGQFHCDKCGLCRVGGQDNFFHCDNCGFCLSLAMKDGHTCRRQMSKDNCPVCMEDIHTSRTAAHVPNCGHLLHMTCYQEMMRKGLYQCPQCQTSLADMSSHWRHMDTEREAWQLPQHLQEFKVKVRCRDTNFHVVGFKCAECDSYNTVRCGTEELPEDPHPGPGGLAGIIRRVAAAAGDGDNQEGEEDESDSSSNDESGGNSDNDSDHDGANEGPGSSAHRGNQQPDATDRDHHHDDAANDDPSEDAPRRHIHDDGDVDEASYDGDESDYEEDYNSETSEEFFDCSSHIERKNFPLIPRQRQRQSMSRPIRLQTRQWPQWWESEGEEEKVCESSVIRTHPTSHVCSSPGHKRSRKPHPPIQVMVEQLNVMDIWGSDYFTDSFSEMSSENSCEEDTGFEGMKFSQQQPAPLKKRPSINNIPSFNVQNDTASQEGQLTRMYCKSPSLTVPIQNRLNTRCSCDASNGHDSTTVSSLRETDLLPVKDSNNAVCSTWVRKSSSEESWVTANEDLELGTLV encoded by the exons ATGGCTGCTTGTATTGAGGAGGGAGCTAGTGCAATGTCCGAGGAGGAGGAATACAGGAAGGAATGCAGTCACTACAGCAGAGGTTGCTCTTTTGTG TCACCCTGCTGCGGTAGAGTGTATCCATGCCGACTGTGTCATGATGACAAGGAGCTTCATGAGATAGACAGACATGCTGTATCTCAAGTCGTGTGTCGCAAATGCTCCAAAAGACAACCA GTTGGTGAGAAGTGTGTCGAGTGTGGTATACTCTTTGGGAGGTATTTCTGTGCCGTGTGCCGTCTCTATGACGATGCGGACAAGGGTCAGTTCCATTGTGACAAGTGTGGACtatgcag agtTGGAGGACAGGACAATTTCTTCCACTGCGACAACTGTGGGTTCTGCCTCTCTCTGGCCATGAAGGACGGGCACACCTGTCGACGTCAGATGTCCAAAGACAACTGTCCAGTTTGCATGGAG GATATCCACACTTCCAGGACAGCTGCACACGTACCTAACTGTGGACATCTGCTACACAT GACCTGCTATCAAGAGATGATGCGGAAAGG CCTGTACCAGTGTCCCCAGTGTCAGACCAGTCTAGCAGACATGAGCTCTCATTGGAGGCACATGGACACAGAGAGAGAGGCATGGCAACTACCACAGCACCTGCAGGAGTTTAAAGTCAAG GTGAGGTGTCGTGACACTAATTTCCATGTGGTTGGGTTCAAGTGTGCTGAGTGTGACTCATACAACACGGTGCGGTGCGGGACTGAGGAGCTACCTGAAGACCCTCACCCTGGTCCCGGGGGATTGGCGGGAATCATCAGGCGAGTAGCAGCGGCTGCTGGTGATGGAGACAACCAAGAAGGAGAAGAGGATGAGAGCG ATTCCAGCTCTAATGATGAAAGTGGTGGTAACTCTGATAATGACTCGGACCATGATGGAGCCAATGAGGGGCCTGGTAGCTCGGCTCACCGTGGCAACCAACAACCAGACGCAACGGACAGAGATCATCACCATGATGATGCGGCTAATGATGATCCAAGCGAGGATGCCCCTCGTAGACATATCCACGACGACGGAGATGTCGATGAGGCTAGTTATGATGGGGACGAGAGTGACTATGAGGAAGATTATAATTCTGAAACTTCAGAAGAATTTTTCGATTGCTCGAGTCATATTGAGCGAAAGAATTTCCCCTTGATCCCTCGTCAAAGGCAGAGACAAAGCATGAgtcgaccaatcagattgcagacgAGGCAGTGGCCCCAGTGGTGGGAGAGCGAGGGAGAGGAGGAAAAAGTTTGCGAAAGTTCTGTAATTAGAACACATCCAACGTCACATGTGTGTAGTAGCCCTGGTCACAAGCGATCtcgaaaaccacacccacctatTCAAGTCATGGTCGAGCAACTGAACGTTATGGATATATGGGGATCTGATTATTTCACCGACTCATTCTCTGAAATGAGCTCCGAGAACAGCTGCGAAGAAGATACCGGATTTGAGGGCATGAAGTTTTCACAACAACAGCCGGCTCCACTGAAAAAAAGACCATCGATTAATAATATACCGTCATTTAATGTCCAGAATGATACGGCCAGCCAAGAAGGTCAACTGACTCGAATGTATTGCAAATCTCCGTCTCTAACAGTTCCCATTCAGAACAGACTCAATACACGCTGCTCATGTGATGCTAGTAACGGTCATGACTCTACCACCGTCTCATCGCTGAGAGAGACCGATTTGTTGCCGGTTAAGGACTCAAATAATGCCGTTTGTTCAACGTGGGTACGAAAATCATCAAGCGAAGAGTCTTGGGTGACAGCTAATGAGGACTTAGAACTGGGCACTCTTGTTTAA
- the LOC135351676 gene encoding ubiquitin domain-containing protein UBFD1-like, translating into MVCSMAEGSSETSQLTDTSAENVETVNFRVVWKKTTYDVTFGLDEKAIKLKEHIQTLTGIPPTMMKLMYKGLVKDDKTLRELAVTANAKMMVVGSTMGDVMTVQPPSAAEIKKLQTEKPSDPKQSLSEAIDHKKILEKGVPEDIPPGIKHRNDPLPGQALSGMLNKYGNKVRLHFKKELDQLWIGTKERTEKLPLGSISNVLSEPIKGHEEYHIMALQLGPTELSRYWIYWVPAQYVEAVKDAILGKWQLF; encoded by the exons ATGGTATGTAGCATGGCGGAAGGAAGCTCAGAAACAAGCCAGCTAACAGACACTTCTGCAGAAAATG TGGAAACAGTCAATTTCAGAGTCGTATGGAAGAAAACAACGTATGACGTCACTTTTGGGCTCGATGAAAAAGCGATTAAACTAAAAGAGCACATACAAACACTCACAG GTATCCCACCCACAATGATGAAATTAATGTATAAAG GGCTAGTGAAGGATGACAAGACGCTAAGGGAGTTGGCTGTGACGGCCAATGCTAAGATGATGGTGGTGGGGTCCACCATGGGAGACGTCATGACTGTGCAACCACCCTCAGCTGCTGAGATAAAGAAACTGCAGACTGAGAAACCAT CTGACCCCAAACAATCTCTGAGTGAAGCGATTGATCATAAAAAAATTCTTGAAAAAGGTGTACCTGAAGATATACCTCCCGGAATTAAGCATAGGAACGACCCGCTACCGGGGCAAGCCCTGTCTGGTATGCTCAACAAGTATGGGAACAAAGTACGGCTACATTTTAAGAAGGAGTTGGACCAGCTGTGGATAGGTACCAAAG AACGCACTGAGAAGCTTCCTCTTGGGTCCATCAGTAATGTTCTATCAGAGCCAATCAAAGGACACGAGGAATATCACATCAtg GCTCTTCAGCTTGGGCCGACCGAGCTCTCTCGATACTGGATCTACTGGGTGCCCGCACAATACGTGGAGGCGGTCAAAGATGCTATCCTCGGGAAGTGGCAACTTTTCTAA
- the LOC135351669 gene encoding cyclin-F-like, which produces MASTGTSILSESLNTSCMSNYEWQYQLEDLPNELLTLILGYLPLPDLAKTRLVCSRLQKLVDDNGCRHLWARATLEGDCLWLTNENKTLIQRAAEHGNVEALIMLAVAHLYSEGVSEGSGKGTYEATNGIKATEHLIRAEQLTPHIPPFSWVLFRPPWASNSMCCKACVCQRMKDHCASFDTDSTGLHYCIGKVLGFHDDAAEVADATQWFEQGSQAGCIHSKLETWRRTHKKKLLAESLEPLRELRTTVSQASFPSSLLSAQLELCSAYVRGFYGGHSRTEAMGFVREVFGQAKAVLWERVYQLQENMSHNVRYILIDWIIEVAGMKSFSPQTVHLAVSIIDRYLLQRTIPRSKLQLLGITALLLAARWSSEFILTVREASWLTEETYQYEDVVRMMGGLVATFKGEVKKEMITDYLDVVLDLVEADSSTRNMTYYLSECLLLHARFGRYSASHLAAACLLEARILLGVEFPWPQRMVEATGFAVSGLKRCCLAIYDECLTDKNLILDYRKVKLESVTARYASDTFGGISKHKPMSYAEFKEQLGMHPDASLQLFTPTPKPHRHSSKRDKLLSFLSDNCYLNQVSPTLSSDSSTNCSDIGDDQLSYPSEESQSPNQVHFSASELDAISSPYSSSYCSITINPTGSGFPQPIFDNDESALSSPPNRSLKRINVSVFKPLACADKDKTSEHMETEDTLFSQCNGAEDTPLDMRALTTGLVGPTPTSMQGSEETLMNSPNGCHSVTSKQFSKTFKSFEEPEKPNTRVALQSVENNIPSPSFGGKVNRKTDSESGLRNVGFRTYSFRN; this is translated from the exons ATGGCAAGTACAGGTACGTCAATTCTCTCTGAAAGCCTCAACACTAGCTGTATGAGCAACTACGAGTGGCAGTACCAGCTAGAAGATCTCCCTAACGAGCTACTGACTCTTATCCTAGGATACCTACCGCTGCCGGACCTCGCTAAAACCCGTTTG GTATGCTCAAGACTGCAGAAGCTAGTGGATGACAATGGCTGCAGACACCTCTGGGCCCGTGCTACACTAGAGGGTGACTGTCTCTGGCTAACCAACGAGAACAAGACCCTCATACAAAG AGCTGCTGAGCATGGCAATGTGGAGGCTCTCATCATGTTGGCTGTGGCCCACCTCTACAGTGAAGGAG TTTCTGAAGGCTCTGGCAAAGGAACATACGAGGCGACCAATGGGATTAAGGCGACAGAGCACCTGATCCGAGCGGAGCAGCTCACCCCTCACATCCCTCCCTTCTCCTGGGTGCTCTTCCGACCACCATGGGCCTCCAACAGCATGTGCTGTAAGGCGTGTGTCTGTCAGAGAATGAAGGACCATTGTGCCAGCTTTGACACT GACTCCACTGGACTACACTACTGTATTGGGAAAGTGCTTGGTTTCCATGATGATGCGGCCGAAGTGGCAGATGCCACTCAGTGGTTCGAACAAGGCTCTCAGGCAGGTTGCATCCACTCCAAACTGGAAACGTGGAGAAGAACTCACAAGAAAAAA CTTTTGGCGGAATCCCTGGAGCCACTTCGTGAGCTCAGAACGACTGTGTCCCAGGCGAGCTTCCCCTCGTCCCTACTGAGTGCCCAACTGGAGCTATGCTCTGCCTATGTTAGAGGATTCTATGGTGGTCACAGCAGGACAGAGGCGATGGGTTTTGTGAGGGAAGTGTTTGGACAGGCCAAAGCTGTGCTCTGGGAGCGTGTGTACCAGCTACAGGAGAACATGTCCCACAATGTCAG ATACATCCTAATCGACTGGATTATCGAAGTTGCTGGCATGAAATCGTTCTCTCCCCAAACAGTTCACTTAGCTGTCAGCATTATCGATCGCTATCTACTCCAACGCACCATTCCTCGCTCAAAGCTGCAGCTGCTCGGGATCACTGCTCTCCTATTGGCCGCTCGCTGGAGTAGTGAGTTCATTCTGACAGTGCGAGAGGCGTCGTGGTTGACTGAGGAGACGTATCAGTATGAGGACGTGGTGAGAATGATGGGAGGACTCGTGGCCACCTTCAAGGGGGAGGTCAAG AAGGAGATGATCACTGACTACCTGGACGTGGTGCTGGACCTGGTGGAGGCAGACTCCTCCACTAGGAACATGACCTACTACCTCTCAGAGTGTCTGCTCCTCCACGCACGCTTTGGACGCTACTCAGCCTCACATCTTGCTGCTGCCTGTCTCCTGGAGGCAAGGATACTCCTCGGAGTag AGTTCCCCTGGCCTCAGAGGATGGTAGAGGCTACTGGCTTTGCTGTGAGTGGCCTAAAGCGATGTTGTCTGGCCATCTATGATGAGTGTCTCACTGACAAGAACTTGATACTGGACTACCGCAAGGTCAAGCTGGAGTCAGTCACTGCTAG GTATGCCAGTGACACATTTGGAGGCATCAGCAAACACAAGCCAATGTCGTACGCCGAGTTCAAGGAACAATTAGGAATGCATCCGGACGCATCTTTACAGCTCTTCACACCCACCCCCAAACCACATCGCCATAGCAGCAAACGGGATAAGCTCCTCTCATTCCTATCCGACAACTGCTACCTCAACCAAGTATCTCCAACACTCAGCTCCGATTCCAGCACCAATTGTTCAGATATCGGTGATGACCAATTGAGCTACCCTTCAGAGGAATCGCAATCCCCGAATCAAGTTCATTTCAGTGCCTCAGAACTCGATGCCATTTCTTCTCCGTATAGTTCTTCCTACTGCTCTATCACAATTAACCCCACTGGCTCTGGATTCCCACAACCGATATTTGACAATGACGAATCTGCTCTCTCTAGCCCACCAAATCGAAGCCTTAAGAGGATAAATGTGTCTGTTTTCAAACCCCTGGCTTGTGCTGATAAAGACAAAACAAGTGAGCACATGGAAACCGAAGACACTCTATTCTCCCAGTGCAATGGAGCTGAAGACACTCCTCTCGATATGCGAGCACTCACCACTGGTCTAGTTGGCCCCACCCCGACCTCAATGCAAGGCTCTGAAGAAACACTCATGAATTCTCCGAATGGCTGCCATTCTGTAACAAGTAAACAATTCTCGAAAACTTTCAAATCATTCGAAGAGCCAGAAAAACCAAATACAAGAGTTGCACTTCAGTCTGTTGAGAACAATATTCCATCACCATCGTTTGGAGGCAAGGTTAACAGGAAAACAGACTCTGAAAGTGGCTTGAGAAATGTTGGTTTTAGGACATACTCGTTTAGGAATTAA